In Candidatus Latescibacter sp., the genomic window TGCCCATCCGGCGCGCAAGACGGGGAGCGAGTTCATCGCGTGTCAGGATCGGTCTTGGGCTGCTTACTGAAGTAATGATGATATCCACAGTTTCACAGAAATCAAAGATACTGTTGAAAGGAACCACTTCTCCTGAGAGCCTGACTGCCAGCTCTGAAGCGCGCGCAGGAGTGCGATTGGTGATGTAGATATTTTTTACCCCGGAGTCGGCGAGACTCTTAAGGCATAGTTCGCCCGTTTTCCCCGCGCCGATCAGGAGCACGGTTCGGCCCTCCAGCGAGCCGAACAGCTTTCGGGACAACTCGACCGCCGCAAAACTCACCGAAACCGCTCCCTCGCCGATGGAGGTTGTATTGCGAATGAGTTTTCCTACCTGGAATGCATGGTGAAACAGCCGGTTGATGGATGTTCCTGTTGTTTTTAAGTCGCAGGCGGCGGAATAGGCATTTTTTACCTGCCCGAAAATCTGCGGTTCACCAACGATCATGGAATCGAGACCGCTCACAACTCTGAACAGGTGCTCGATCATCGGGGCGCCCTTTTTTGAGAATACATATCCGGAGATATCATCTTCGATGCCGGACAGGGAGAAGAGGTATTCTGTGATTTCCCTCTGTGACTGAGCATACGGTTCCTTAAGGGTGGCATAAATCTCGGTGCGGTTGCATGTGGAAAGCGCCACACACGCACGGATACCTTCGAGGAGATGGATATCCCCGAGCACAGCGCTCAGACGTTCGCTGTCGAATGACAGCTTTTCGCGAATCTCCACCGGTGCAGTTTTATGTGATATTCCTAAGAGGAAAAAAGAATCTTCTTTAATTCTTCCCATACAGTTTCTTTTCCTGAATTTTTAAAAATAGTGTATGCTTCTTCGCCTGCCAGCCAGTGCAGGGAAAGGCGCTTTCTTTCTTCCGTGCATCCGGAGGCAAGTATGTCTTTCCGCATTTCGCCGGCAGTTTCAATGAAATCGCCATAGGATTCGCTGTACTGTTCTTCCAGTTCGCGGCGTATTTTTTGAGCGATCAAAGGGCTTGATCCGCTGGTGGAAACCGCAATTCTCAAGGGCCCCCTTTTAACAACCGAACCCGAAAAGAAATCGCACTTAAGCGGATCGTCAACCACGTTCACCAGAATACCTTTACATCGGGCAAGAGCAGAAACTTCAGCATTCACCGAATCATCATCAGTCGCGGCGAAAACGAGGGAAGTCCCTTCGATATCTTCCGGCCTGAAACGGCGGACCAGAAGGGTAAGTTCTCCCTTTGCGGCGATATCGATACATTCGGGGATCGGGTCCTCCGCAACCGCGGTAATGTCCGCCCCGCAGTCAAGGAGATCGAGTATTTTACGGTATGCGACTCTGCCTCCGCCAACTACCAGGCAGCGCTTTCCCCTTAGTTTCAGAAAAACCGGATATAAATCCTGACCGTTCAAATCATCTCCATCTAGTATTTGAGGCATCGAATAAACTCAAATCAGTACATTTTTTCCAGTAAACCTCTCACAGCATCAGCACATACAAAAATATCGGAAAAAGAACTCCAAGTCAAGGATGATAAAGAGGTTGATAATACCTTCACATAATGTTGGAATTGACATCGTAGTAGCCGGGGAAAAGGTTAGTCTTGCAAAAAGGAATGACGGTTCATATCTTAAACCATTAATTTATTCGAAAATGAATTCCGGGGACCTGCAATGATCATCGGCATTGGAATTGATAGTATCGGAACAGACCGGATTGAACGTATAATTGTTCTGCATGGGAACCGTTTTATTAACCGTATTTTTACCTCAGGCGAGCAGGTATACTGTTCCGGCAAAACAATGATATATGAAAGTTACGCCGCACGGTTTTCCGCAAAGGAAGCGATGTTCAAAGCTTTGGGCAGAGGATGGGGAGAATGTGGATTCACTGCTGTTGAAGTGGTCTCCGACAGCCGGGGGAAACCGGGCATACTTCTCCACGACAGCGCAAAAATATTTGCCGAGGAATTGGGAGTGAAACGAATATTCCTTTCAATGACTCATGAGAGCGGGGTTTCTGCCGCAGTTGTAATTCTTGAAGGATAATAAGCATTTCCCAAAAAGGCATGCAGAACTTGTTTCGGCGTCTGTTAAACCATTCTGACATATCTGTAAATAGTTAGCCATAAAATTCATTCCAATCTCCAATTCAGGAGGCGCCATGATACTTGGTAAAAAAATGCTGCTGGCTGCTGCTGTAGTTTTGGGATTTTGTTCGCATGTATTTGCCGGACCTGTTCTCACCCCCTTTACCTACTCCGAACAATTCGAAAGCGGATCGGTCGGCGCCTGGTCATCGTATCCTCCCGCCCAGGATACCGCCTATGATCCTACAATCTGGGTGAAACCCAACGGAACAGGCGCCAAAGCCCTTTTCCGTGAGATCACCCCGAATTATGAGATTGACTACCTCTTCGGGGTGCGCAAGCTGCTGGATATCTATGTCAATCGTTCCAGCGTCCTCACTTTTAAAGCGTACATCAAGAGCAACCGTGAGATCGGAGGTGTACTGGTGAGGCTGGGATTCGCCGACGGCGCCATGGTCGAGCGTACCGTTCCCTTCACCTCAAAGCTTGTCTGGAATGACTGCAGTCTTAACCTGGCAGAAATTATCACCGGAGAAGAGCCCAAAAAGCTCCGCGCGGTGGCATTTATGGCTGTCTGTCCTTCTGCCGATCCGGAGAATCTGCTCCGTTTCGGTCTCGATGATGTAAAGCTGAATGGTTTTCGGGAAGAGAATTGGGAATTCAGCTCTCCACAAGTACATAAACTGGCAGAATGGACGGATTTCATCGCCGCTTCTCACTACCGCGCCGGGGAAACCCTCACCATCTCCGGGAAGACGGCATTTCAGCCGCGGGCGATTGCAGTGCGGGTGAATCGGGCCTTCACTGGCGACCGGGGCGGCATTTTCATCATGAAACCGTCCGGCGACAACCGGTGGTCGGTGGATATTCCGCTTTCAGAAAAATCCGGCCTTGGACCGGGATTCTGGCGGGCTACGATTCTCACATC contains:
- the hemA gene encoding glutamyl-tRNA reductase; amino-acid sequence: MGRIKEDSFFLLGISHKTAPVEIREKLSFDSERLSAVLGDIHLLEGIRACVALSTCNRTEIYATLKEPYAQSQREITEYLFSLSGIEDDISGYVFSKKGAPMIEHLFRVVSGLDSMIVGEPQIFGQVKNAYSAACDLKTTGTSINRLFHHAFQVGKLIRNTTSIGEGAVSVSFAAVELSRKLFGSLEGRTVLLIGAGKTGELCLKSLADSGVKNIYITNRTPARASELAVRLSGEVVPFNSIFDFCETVDIIITSVSSPRPILTRDELAPRLARRMGKPLFLIDLGVPRNIETAVSDCADAHLYDIDDLQDVILDNRDKRRMEVEKAEELIRQEVNNFCCWLAEREVIPVIQVLRSRCESIRREEMERIRNRVSAETFEALDRVTRRIVRKILHHPTVAMRFSESGEMREQLLKSVRELFIEEVKKEAH
- a CDS encoding bifunctional precorrin-2 dehydrogenase/sirohydrochlorin ferrochelatase; translated protein: MPQILDGDDLNGQDLYPVFLKLRGKRCLVVGGGRVAYRKILDLLDCGADITAVAEDPIPECIDIAAKGELTLLVRRFRPEDIEGTSLVFAATDDDSVNAEVSALARCKGILVNVVDDPLKCDFFSGSVVKRGPLRIAVSTSGSSPLIAQKIRRELEEQYSESYGDFIETAGEMRKDILASGCTEERKRLSLHWLAGEEAYTIFKNSGKETVWEELKKILFSS
- the acpS gene encoding holo-ACP synthase, coding for MIIGIGIDSIGTDRIERIIVLHGNRFINRIFTSGEQVYCSGKTMIYESYAARFSAKEAMFKALGRGWGECGFTAVEVVSDSRGKPGILLHDSAKIFAEELGVKRIFLSMTHESGVSAAVVILEG